In Acetonema longum DSM 6540, the genomic window GGCAGGAATAAGTCAAGCTACGAGCAAAAGCTCGCGTTTACGTTTTGGCGAAAGATTGAGTCCAGCAACTTGTGCCGGAGTTAAGCCGTTTAAGGCAGAATGCGGGCGAAGAAAATTAAAGAAAAAGACAAAAAAAGCAATCAAATTGTTGGCACTATCAAAAGAACAAAACCCCTGTTTCGTCTTATACCAAGCCTTAAACTGTTTATGAAAACATTCAATGAGATTATTGGTAATGTCATCGGCAAAACTCTGAACTCGGATATGACGCACGTCAGACAGAGACTGAATAGGCACCTTATAAGCACTATAACGGTCTGTAACGATTGTTTGAGGTTTGCCCAGGGCTGACAGGGAATGGAGTAAGGAAAAAGCCTGAGAAGTGTCTCTGTGAGGAGAAAGGTGATAACCAAGGACAAAACGGGTTTCGCTGTCGATGATAAACCATATGTAATACTTCACTCCGGCAATTTTCACCACCGTTTCATCAGCGTGCCACTCATCCGAAGAGAAATCAAGTAAAGGGATAAGTTCCAGGCTAATATTTTGAAATAGAGGGGCAAATCGCGTACACCAGTTGCTAATCGTGGCGTGAGAGACTTGGATGTTCATGACCGTTCGCAGGATCAGGGCAATAT contains:
- a CDS encoding IS6 family transposase, giving the protein MVKVYPLRCPKCNNDHSFYRYGKDKSGFQKYRCRECGHQFSPDASTHKPGRQRQRPYPSCPRCGKAMFLHHDKKHYANYRCGDKKCNHSIFTPKAAAVSPASMSKLFGKTDFKRMRYPVQTILMALTMFYIGKNSFRNIALILRTVMNIQVSHATISNWCTRFAPLFQNISLELIPLLDFSSDEWHADETVVKIAGVKYYIWFIIDSETRFVLGYHLSPHRDTSQAFSLLHSLSALGKPQTIVTDRYSAYKVPIQSLSDVRHIRVQSFADDITNNLIECFHKQFKAWYKTKQGFCSFDSANNLIAFFVFFFNFLRPHSALNGLTPAQVAGLNLSPKRKRELLLVA